tcagaaaatggatggatgattatctGGTTCGACGCATGACTTAAAAGGTGCTCCCATCTGTTGGCTAAACCTTCGAATTGCTTTTCATGGGACGCGTTGACAAAGCCTTCGTCTTTTTTACTGTTAAAAGTGTTCAGTAAAGACCTAGTCATCATTTTGATTGCGTTCTTTGGTAGATAAATGTTCCAAAGTGACAATTTCACTATAATATGATGTCTCATAATAGGTGCTGATAGATTAGGATGGTAAATTTGCATTAATACTATTATTTACAAGTTATACCAAGATcaatttatatagcacttttcatacattcgTCCATGGCCTTTATCCACTCTTAATACTGAGTTTAATTCATAGCCTTCTGAAAGGTAACAGGGAAGTTTGAATTGTTATTGTCGATGGCAACTGTATCTGAGACAGATGTGTGATGAACTGTTTTATTATAAGATCTGGCACGCAATTGTTGCAAcatcaaatatatgtttttgCTTAATGTAAGCTATAGAGCCAACAAGCAACCTTATGTTTCAAAACTTCAAGTAACGGTGCCAGTCCCACCATATAAGTCTCTTccagaagtattggaacagaaaggtctattcctttgtttttgttgtatatactgaaaacatttgtgtttcagttcaaaagataaatatgaaacaaacgtTCAGAATTTCACCTTTGAAAACTGCATGTTCTGTTAAGCAACAAAGACCAGAGAGCTATCTATGGGAGAAAaggaaaccattttgaagctgagtgAAGCGGGGAAAATCAAACATCGGGCATAGCCAGTACAACAATTTGgagtgtactgagcaacagacatcgaacagatCAGCAAAGGGTATTAAGATCagttgacagaaacattgtgagagctgtgaagaaacacccaaaacCAACAGCCTGTGACATCATTGCCAACCTCCGCAGAGCAGGgttgaaggtatcacaatccactgtttgaagactgagagaagaaattaaaacaccgtaccacaagatgcaaaccactcataaATCTCTCAAAAAAGCCATTTGGCGAGTGAGATGTCAGTAATCATGTTTGAACATGTACTGTATCAACAACGCTTTAAAGCTCTCAAAAAAACTATTTGGCAAGTTAAGTCTCAGTGATCATGTTTGAACAAAGTGTTGAAACACTGCTTCGCCGCCACTCTGCTTTGTTTGGTCAAATCAGATTCGAGCAGACAGGCTCGAGCCTAACATCCCTAAGTTACGGGTACGTTATAATGCCAAGTGCATCTGAAAACGTCGAGATTATCAAATCAAGAGGATtctgataagcggtacagaaaatggatggttgtaCTAATGCTAGCTGAATAAATTTGGAGTCACAGGTTTCTATGTACGTCACCAGTGAGGTGCGAATGAGCCGAGAGGTTTGGAGGTAACCGTCACACTACTCGTGTATATGCTAGCGTTTGAGAGAGCCAATCACTCTTGAGGAGTAAGTGATTGGGGGGAACCTTTCACATTGctacagtcattttttttctctttctttctttttttttttttattgaaactgaAGGGTTGAAGTAGTTTCAGGCAATGCTGCCAGCATTGGAGGCAATCCTGGGCCAAAGATCAGCACACTCCTTGGCTACTGGACCAGTGATGGCAGAACCTGAGGAAATAAAGGACAAAATAATTCACTTATCACATCTGTTGAGCAGTCTTAAGGACAAGTTCAAATACATCTATACGCATCGTTCCTTATGTAATGATATGCACCTTTAATAAACATTGCAAATTATTATGCAGCCTCCATGAGACTAGAAACCTAACAGTGGCTATAAAATTGCACCTTTTCAGtacaaattacaaaatatatacaaaatatatgtatatattcatATTATGCCACATCACAACACACATGCTGTAATACAGCTTACTGAAAAGCTCCAAAAACATGATTCTGTCAACAATTTGGAATCAACAAGTGCAATGTAACCACAACATTGCTGGATCCTAGATTTAAGTATTGGCTTTAGTCCATCTTAAAGCCAAAGATGCCATAAAACACCTACAAGCAGATGTGCTGGTAAAATGAGGAGGATTGACAGGTGTTTGATCTATGAAAATGTCCCAAGTacatccacttctatgcctttatGTGATTCTTCCAGTCACTGTATCTGTTGAAACCTAATGACACTCAGTGAcactaagctcagtggccactaaGGCGATGGCTGAGCAATTCTAAGTTTTTGTTGGAGGTGTGTTAGGAAGTTTAGATAAATTAATTCCCTGCCAATGCAGTCCAAAGACGTCATTAAGAATCCATTTATTCCCTGCCAATGTCGTCCAAAGACATCAATGGCGTTTCTTAATGGGGATGGGtggggtcttgtgcagtttgtgtgtgatcgtcaagcctctggataactgcaatgtggATTAGCACCCTGTAGATGGCAACTatgccttgaggtgaacgtCCCTTCCTCAgattgaagaagaggaagaaaaaggaggGGGCGGGCCGGCAGGGTATAACAGACAATGAGAAGAGACAAACAATggtggaaaagagagaagacaaaatggaaacaaaatctttaaaaaacattattttttttttttttttaaaagcgctTGCAGTATTAGAAATTTATTTCGCAAAgggaagaaaaatattcctgcgaggGATGACGCCTTGGATCATGCggggaataaaggatgacgctAAAGCATACATATGGCGAAATGCTCTCGGCCGCTTGCTGGCTGATCGTCTGTCGACCAGGATTTGAATAAATGGGATCCGGAATTGTCAGATAAGTGAACATCATCgataaaaagtattctctaatAATCggatgtaattttaaaaatttacaggttatgcatccagcagatgTTCGACTCTCTATCTACTACACAGTGCAGAccaaaaaggtaattgaaagcatttttttcctccacgtcCCAccacagcaatttcaacaatgtatttctacagtaatagttatatttctaaactgcacaggttgtgcttcgagcagaagtagtgactggtttcaaggagaatgacaaccacacaagatcccattcacttccaacagaagaataaaataagatCTGGATAAAACcttgctagattttatgcgcaaggtaataaaaacctggacaaTTGAGCAAACGGcagaggaggagaatttggaggggaaagtgcaagtgtgggaggcccatttgttcatgcatttttgtctaatgtaaattctgtacatagttatacttgtaaataaattatttttcctgtcaaaagtactttctcagtgtttcatgttcagatgtttgagattttcacgaaagaatttttttttattggtgtcAAAGCCATTGTACTCcttgatgtgtctgctttcacaaaaaggctgttttttcttttttttcttccagaaacagacttggctgaaagtagcctatatttgactgcttaTTACTAAAGAATGGCCTGCAAtaggctggtaaccagttcagggtgtaccccgccccctgcccgaagatagctgggatgggctccagaactcccgcgacccttgtgaggataagcggctcggaaaatgggtggatgcaTTACTAAAGAACAGTATAAGCTAAAGAGACACTTTTGGGGATGAAAGGAGAGTCTCTGATCTTTCCTtgggtggttttggtgtttacatcgtCATAGTACATATTatgtggggcttgaaaaatcagtgaaattaatcgaaaatgcctggcagtctaggGGTTGCTCCgcaacggctggcagtgaattagtTAAGTTCCTCTGTAACAGTTacacactgtacatatacatatatttgtatgtaCATCAATCTGAATACAGATGACCTAAAAGGCAGCACTTTCATGTGAACTCGATGCCTAAAAACACTGCATTAACATCTAAACTGAATCAAAACTAGTGCTAGCGATATCGTGAAGCTCTAAATACATAAACAAGGattgaagttattttattaATGCTCGATATGGAAAAAAGGGGAGCATCAAGTTTATTTCCTATACTTTTCACTACTATGAAATTTCGTTGCTCCGCGGGACTTCTGCGGCAGCTCGTTGCGCAGGGACAATGTGGAATAGACACTAGCGACTAGCGAGCCAGAAATAGCCACAAAAAAGGGCACGTAAGGTCTATCATATGGAAACAACTGTAGTCTGCAAACCGTGTAGAAAGATGTTGCGACGAAGACAGCTCTATCCGTGAAAAATCACCTGAAGAGGAAGCACGGTATCACACTAAAGAGAGCCGCGGCTCCCTCTCCCGCTCCTGTAACCTCTACACAACAATGTCGCGGTGGGATTTGAAgagcttgtgtttttgtgttcactTTGTGAAGGGGGCAGGACGATAACATGATAGTAGTTTGTCCATGAGAGGCGATATGAAGTGCTTCACCGGTTGtttatgttagcatttagcgGCTAGCTATggatctgtttgtttttttctttttctttgtgatGCTTGTAACTGTTAAATAAACCTAATTtatcttttcctttcagcttacCATAGTGTATCATCCTTTTTCATGTAAGGCTATCTTCCTGCATgctcctcctctctaacaccaactgccctcatgtcttccctaaCTGTACCCAACAACCTTCTCCTTgttcttcctctagctctcttggcctggcagctccatcctcatcatccttctaccaatacagCGTTGCCTCGCCGCTTTGCGGGGTTttcgtgtgtgtatgtgtgtgtgtgtgtgtgtgtgtgtatatatatatatatatatatatatatatatatatatatatatatatatatatatatatatatagctcaCTGCGACCAAATCTTGCCCGATGACGACAATGAAGAGGCTGAAGAAGGTGCTGattaatgttaattactgtataaggttttataattaaatctaagtaaatatatatactgttgtAATCCTTGTCtcaaagtataaatactgtttacatattttaaacaatctcatacccacatacacacccgcgcaaatcctacttcgcggtttttcacctttcgcaggggtttctggtccccattaaccgtgaaaaacgagggaacactgtatactcactctctcccctctggacgtgtacaaaccatcgaagtctgctctcattgactttgtctccaaaacatctaaccttgtctgtctctctgataagctcatttctaatcatACCCAACCTGATCAAATAAACCTAatttataatgtaaataaatttgGTCTGGTCcggttttatacatttataacatTGTAATAACTATCGACTCATATCGAATATTGACATTAGGGGGAAACAAAATGGTGATATCAAAGTTAGGCCATATCGGCCGGCACTAATCAAAACTACTATAACCCACCTTTCATTTCTCCTTTATTATTCACGATGACACCTGCATTGTCCTCAAAGTAGAGAAAGACTCCATCTTTTCGCCGATAGGACTTCCGCTGCCTGATTACGACTGCAGGGTGCACTATGGAGAGGGGACATTGTTAGTACAAGGTTTaagagtaaaaaaattaaactaattCACAAACTTCCTGCAGTTTGACAGTTTGTAAATAATCTGTAATAGGTCAAGTTTTCATCCAATACTGCATTTACCCAATTTAAATTTGCAAAGACAACCTAAAATAAGGTATCTATTACGTTCCAGATTTTCCGGCCAAAATTGGCAACTCCCAGCTAgtctttaaaaaattaattccTGGTATTATCCTGTTCTGTTGAAGTATAGGAGAAGTCATAAAACCCTACTGCAGAAAACAACACAGTAGCAGAAGCCTAAAATAAACTTTCAGCTTTGTCACGAGCACAGTAAagtcagtaaaaataaaaaagtaaaagtcaGTAAACACATAAATGTTCAAAAACTTGGACTTTAAAGTGAATGCAAGATAAGTCTGAAAAATTGTTCTGTTGTATAAACGATCTTGCGGAGCAGCAGTTACGCCAAAAAATGGCAGCTGTTAGGCTTCTGATGTGCCAATTTGCCAcaaaggcagtgtgaaaggggctcatCTGGCCACAGACTTCAGGCAATAGCAATAATCTCACTCGGTATGCTTTCATGTCACATTGGTAGTAAGTAGTGCTGGGCAATATATCGTGAAGCTCAATTtgatcaatattttattaatgcttGGTATTGAATATCAAcattaggcaaaaaaaaaacttatattGTGATATAAAATTTAGGCCATATTGCCCAGCACTAATCGGCAGTCATCAAGGATGAGCGtggtgaattattattatttttttttaatataccttTTGGTACTCACTCCTGCTAGTCTTGTTTTCATTGGTGATCTAAAAGTAAATGTATTTACAGTTGAACCTCCGTTTACAATCACCTGCTTACGAACAAGTCGGGTTACGTACAAAAATTACCTCTAGTTACATATAcgtacaaaaattaaaaattacctCTGGTTACGTATTTTCAGTTTGCGAATGGTCTTGGTATGGACGAACGAAAGGATCTATGTTGTTACTTGCACTGTGTGACGAACATTGACTCTGTGCATAACGCTTGAATGTAAAGTGAACACTAGTCTGCTCCGCGGAGTAAGGCAGAAATCTGTTCTTGGCTGAAGTTCCACCTCCACATCCTTGAtcatccaatcaaaaatctaagAGCATTTGTGATTGAcgtggtaaaaagaaaaagtctggtaatcattgtattttcgtcaaaaaatactgtatacagtagtcatgttatttattgaattgtagtgTCTCTAATTAAAACGATGAACAGTTAATGTTGGCGTAATCACGTCAAAATAGGTCTCCACGCACGCATTCACTTGGTGGAAGTTCCGCCTATACGCACATTCGGCCAATCAAATGCGACCAGCGGCCGCCACTTATGAAGACTGAAAGAGGTGCGCTATCGTCACGCAAAACTTTTTCTGAAAAAGTAAAGGGCTAAACAGTCAAAATGGCACCGAAGATAAAAATGGAAACTGCTAAAGATAGTGTCAGGATGCACTTTTCACAGATGAGCAGAAATATGTGCGTTTGTGCAACTGTCATTGACAGTGAATCGTGCAATTCATTTAAGGTAGGAaactatctttgttttttttgctctttattaGACTGACAGAAATGAGAAAGCACTCAATGGTGATAGCATgattgaggcaaaaaaaaagaattaagagAAATATGCAGAAAATTTGTCAACAGAGAAATTAATCTTTTAAAGGACAATGCTACAaactttctgcttttttttttaacataaaaagtAAAGTTTCCCTGGATCGGTTTGTTGTGCcaaccaatgaattagaaaagaaagtttaattttattagttttatttctttataatagtgtttatgtttaatatatttctatattgcCCTATATTTTtcaccacatactgtataatttaattttggggctggaacagattaattgcttttcaattcatttcaatgggaaaaatcACCTTGGTTTAATAACGTTTTGGGATAAAAATGGggtcacggaacgaatgaaGTCCGTAATCCGAGGTTCCAATGTATTTTTCTGCAAAACAAATACACCGTTGGGTACTAAGTAAGTAAACCAggtacattttattaaaaatactcAACCTTTAATTGTGTGACAGTTAATGTTTAAAACAATGCCATTAAATACCTGTAGGTAaagtattttaaatttgaacaattcacAGGTCATTTAGGATGAATTTTGCAATGATTGGCATTTATTATAAATCAGTATACAATCCTGTAGaatccaagttaaaaaaaaatattctttaataataattaaaaaaaacttttgttacCATCAGTCCGCTTTCACTCACCCTTCTTCCTGAGCTCAGGCTTGCCCTTCTTGACTGTCGCCATCACCATGTCACCCACTCCAGCAGCAGGCAGACGGTTAAGACGCCCTTTGATGCCCTTCACAGAGATGATGTAAAGGTTCTTGGCACCTAACAAAGATCAGAATTAAATCTGGAATTTTATGGGGCAGGAAAAACAATACTGCACTTGGGTTAAAACTTTGTAGTATCTATGCTCATGATGACATCACTTCTCTCTCAAATTCAAATCACATCATGATCATATTTATCAGCTATATTGTTTCATCACTGATTAAGATTAGTCAGTCACAAAGTGTCACTGTCATCTCACCCACAGTGACGAAATCACTATGCCCTTCATCGACAACTCACCCTATCACAGAACAGACAGAGAAAGTGCTTTTTTGAAGGGGTGATATGTTCATGTTCTATCATTGTATACCAGGTTTTGACTCATTAGCAACTAATAGTTTGTGGACAGATTTAGGAAAGGCACTTTTAGCTGGAACAGACAAATTTAAAGCAGATAATTGGACCAACCCACGAAAAATatgctttacacgatcaggatttttggggctgatcacagagttaaaaaaaaacaaaaaacgataaccgatcagatcacaagctggagcaacgtgtctatttaaatgacttgctCATTTCCTGTATAtaattgtgtacttaattgctcaaaaaattatatttacaaaaaatagtttgttcatccatttatgccagtgaggcatagtgacagacagaacaaatgaatggtcttctattagatggcaggaagtacaaacagtatccactttttgtgaaatttttgtttgttggtgtgccatgagatttttcaattgtaaaatatgtgccatggctccataaaggttggaaaccaCTACTCGTCAGATAATGTattgtaatcagtcaggtcaaaccaagattacaaaatgacagaaataatgggtgctaacttgctgcaattaaattacttcacacacaccaaaattgAGAGCATGTCgattacaaccgttagtgctagcactagcttgctaggctacataacgttttgctgcctgcttgcgagcggtatcgcattaaaagtacatgaagaTACCTCAAGCcagccttaaacgaacatcctctcctgagcaccggtgaccaccaacacgcgtttccccccattttgttcttataaacacacggcACAATCCATTATCGTTGtcatcaccatggtaacgagtgtatccggtcgacatagtgcaatcgtgaaagaccaaatttgtcttgtctgaTTCGGCTGGGCATTACGTGTTCTCCCACACCGACATGTTttttataactttattggtggtcagatatctacagtactacgtcaaaagacgtgacaagactaaaaataaactagcttttggatttgaaCACATTGCAAACGACAGCGAcctggagtaaatgtcttttgcggagccgattaATGATCGtcaaattatgacaaagccgatcagcataaaaaaataatcatcagcCGATACGGATCAGATCGGTGCAAAGTCTGCAAAACAGGATAAACACCCTTTAAATTGCTGGTCTTTGTGCAAAACTCGTCAAAAAAATGTGAGAATGTGCATTACAATGTTTTCATTCTATATAAAGCATTAATGTAATTTTCTatctttttcctctttaaaaTGTATCTCAGCTAGCTGCTTTCTGTTGATCAATTACAATTTGCGAGTTTGATGTCTTTTGCACAAAAATTACTCATATCAGactgcaaattgtttttttggtatTTACCAGCATGCCGACAGCATTTGATCTTTTTATaagcatgtccattacaatgaCTTATGCTCTTTACTTCTCTCTCTTGCTACAGGATGTCTGAATTACATGACGTTCAACAGACAGTCTGCATAAAAGTGGCATCTTCCGGGATCACATGATGTGTTCCTGTCCAGGTGAGAGTAGTACTGATGGAG
This Phycodurus eques isolate BA_2022a chromosome 16, UOR_Pequ_1.1, whole genome shotgun sequence DNA region includes the following protein-coding sequences:
- the rpl23 gene encoding large ribosomal subunit protein uL14, with amino-acid sequence MSKRGRGGSSGAKFRISLGLPVGAVINCADNTGAKNLYIISVKGIKGRLNRLPAAGVGDMVMATVKKGKPELRKKVHPAVVIRQRKSYRRKDGVFLYFEDNAGVIVNNKGEMKGSAITGPVAKECADLWPRIASNAGSIA